A genomic region of Cryptococcus gattii WM276 chromosome F, complete sequence contains the following coding sequences:
- a CDS encoding uncharacterized protein (Similar to SGTC gene model, INSD accession EAL20306.1), with translation MSLPTTLNHTLVPMPTRQHSDRAEALLTLSIALVDSALDILQHHVHTDEQLARDSALLPGGTLGKHFRHVIETFRAFLLPLYPVPATPPHIPEINYDAIVPSSRRPIARSLDACRAAMRQVGKDLSAWGESCRERGRARRAATDAHEEKRQGEQRKSMHNAGGERDGLADEMERIVRVAAITPTKQEMGSTVGRELWYCSIHAIHHFSMLRTIAVYELNLDLPVEFGTAPSTLLYRGLAWKPPVERKHVKVVRTSKL, from the exons ATGTCCCTGCCCACCACGCTGAACCACACGCTCGTGCCGATGCCCACACGCCAGCACTCGGACCGCGCCGAGGCCCTCCTCACGCTCTCGATCGCCCTCGTAGACTCCGCCCTCGACATCCTCCAGCACCACGTGCACACAGACGAGCAGCTCGCCAGAGACAGCGCACTGCTGCCAGGCGGCACACTCGGCAAGCACTTTCGCCAT GTCATCGAGACGTTTCGAGCATTCTTATTGCCCCTCTATCCCGTACCCGCCACACCGCCGCACATCCCCGAGATCAACTACGATGCCATCGTCCCGTCTTCCCGCCGCCCCATCGCGCGATCGCTCGATGCATGTCGAGCAGCTATGCGTCAAGTCGGCAAAGACCTTTCAGCCTGGGGAGAATCGTGCAGAGAACGGGGACGCGCGCGAAGAGCGGCGACAGACGCACATGAAGAGAAACGGCAAGGCGAGCAACGCAAGTCGATGCATAACGCGGGCGGGGAGAGGGACGGACTGGCAGACGAGATGGAGAGAATCGTCAGGGTGGCGGCTATAACGCCTACCAAGCAAGAGATGGGAAGTACTGTCGGACGAGAG CTATGGTACTGCTCCATACATGCTATACATCATTTCTCCATGCTACGCACCATTGCCGTCTACGAACTA AATCTCGATCTTCCTGTAGAATTTGGAACGGCTCCTTCGACATTACTGTACCGAGGCTTGGCGTGGAAACCGCCAGTGGAGAGAAAACATGTCAAGGTTGTGCGTACTAGCAAACTGTAA
- a CDS encoding uncharacterized protein (Similar to SGTC gene model, INSD accession EAL20307.1), which yields MEQDVGLLAPGPAGYHYDIPYEDDDGLGRDRMMTTSPSIGPWDSASQRSLPYHSQPSFPLPQATHMPLAGNDTPSSREKHFTDSYNSYEDGEYYHTDKVRPRSTALNGSSAFDTVEMGNIKPVSSYDDDPAKYASYHDHPSYPYPPLHHGQGEGQEAGYAGFTRPSNLYSMLLFPTGLDRLLSLFNIKAGAYPVEQAIERKKRGLGGQKYPVAAWSLTAAMTAIMVYEMVRNYQAMGTPIAIKPVFNYMIGPSSEVLINIGARFPPCMKNVSALPATFELACLNDTSSSPTTGCTIEQICGHGGFHGETPDQWWRFILPIFLHVGIIHLIINMLVQITASAQVEREMGTIPFLIVYMLGGIYGFVLGGNFTRTGIPSVGASGALFATNACVLVDLVLHWKYEERPKLKACLLVLELGIGFAMGYIPNAVDGLAHLGGWAMGILCGIILYPAITETKRRKYVVWGCRVVAVALIIMAMVMTIKNFYTDDPNKACEWCKYLSCIPTSANDRCTGTGITTTSTSTTKRSWDLL from the exons ATGGAGCAAGACGTAGGACTGCTCGCACCCGGACCCGCAGGATACCACTACGACATCCCATACGAAGACGACGATGGGCTGGGCAGAGACAGAATGATGACCACTTCACCTTCGATCGGTCCATGGGACTCTGCTTCTCAGCGCTCATTGCCATATCACTCCCAACCAAGTTTTCCCCTCCCACAAGCAACCCATATGCCTCTTGCAGGAAACGATACCCCATCGAGCCGGGAGAAGCACTTTACTGACAGTTATAACAGTTACGAAGATGGCGAGTATTATCACACTGACAAGGTCCGTCCGCGGAGTACCGCACTGAACGGTTCAAGCGCATTCGACACTGTCGAGATGGGCAATATCAAGCCAGTTTCTTCATACGATGATGATCCAGCCAAATACGCTTCGTACCATGACCATCCATCGTATCCCTACCCTCCGCTGCACCACGGTCAAGGTGAAGGTCAAGAAGCCGGGTATGCAGGTTTTACACGACCGAGCAACCTTTACAGCATGTTACTCTTCCCGACAGGTCTTGACAGGTTACTGTCATTGTTCAATATCAAAGCGGGTGCATACCCCGTCGAACAGGCTAttgagaggaagaagagagggTTGGGAGGACAAAAGTACCCTGTGGCAGCGTGGAGTTTGACAGCAG CGATGACGGCTATTATGGTTTATGAAATGGTTAGGAATTACCAGGCGATGGGAACACCCATCGCTATCAAG CCAGTTTTCAACTACATG ATCGGTCCATCTTCAGAAGTCCTCATCAATATTGGCGCCCGTTTCCCACCTTGTATGAAAAATGTCTCGGCTTTACCAGCTACCTTTGAGCTCGCTTGTTTGAACGATACGTCTAG CTCGCCAACAACGGGCTGTACGATTGAACAAATCTGTGGACATGGCGGTTTCCACGGTGAAACCCCTGACC AATGGTGGCGATTCATCCTCCCCATCTTTCTACATGTCGGTATCATCCacctcatcatcaacatGCTCGTCCAAATCACCGCATCTGCCCAAGTCGAGCGCGAAATGGGGACGATCCCGTTTTTGATCGTGTACATGCTAGGTGGGATTTATGGGTTTGTGTTGGGAGGGAATTTTACGAGGACGGGGATACCGAGCGTAGGTGCGAGTGGGGCCTTGTTCGCAACT AATGCGTGTGTGTTGGTGGATCTGGTTTTACATTGGAAATACGAAGAACGACCGAAATTGAAAGCGTGCTTACTCGTTCTCGAACTCGGTATCGGCTTCGCCATGGGTTACAT CCCCAACGCGGTAGACGGCCTCGCCCATCTCGGAGGCTGGGCAATGGGTATCCTATGCGGTATCATCCTCTACCCAGCAATAACCGAGACGAAGAGGCGGAAATATGTGGTTTGGGGATGTAGAGTGGTGGCGGTGGCGTTGATTATCATGGCGATGGTGATGACGATCAAAAACTTTT ACACCGACGACCCGAATAAAGCTTGTGAATGGTGCAAGTACCTATCTTGTATCCCTACAAGCGCAAACGATCGCTGTACAGGTACC GGTATCACAACGACGAGCACTTCGACGACAAAACGGTCGTGGGATTTGCTATGA
- a CDS encoding Beta-hexosaminidase precursor, putative (Similar to TIGR gene model, INSD accession AAW44323.1), whose translation MLFNGLLEAVFSSLPFLAPSSRLSAKPDINLVPLPARYTVGDGSTPLCLSTDFSIQSASSSSAIFPSDLQEAIASTRHRLRNTQTTYLSTTEGLEFFTDSSGAIRSCAYYLDTLYIDLTVYNGTDIHSETIAPVEERAELEAYKLDLPLKGKAIITSRGALGAFRGLTTFEGLFYSLETEVQGSKRVHAPFAPYHIEDKPSFGWRAVLLDSSRHYFSVPAILKVLDTMAMVKLNVFHWHITDSNSWPLDLDSYPELAVKGAYSRSERYSQKEVQMIIDYAAHRGIDMLLEIDTPGHTASIAPSHPSFVACFESTPFKHFAHQPPAGQLRFADDEVTEWTAQLLQEVSSLSKGRYFSTGGDEINVNCMLEDLPTTSALKARGWTLDDALDHFTKKTHAPLRHAGKTPVVWQEMVLNHGKMSSLTNDTIVDIWVNSADARKVLDQGYRIVHASADYFYLDCGQGGWIGEEGGGNSWCDPMKSWARMYSFDPFKDVKDEERHLILGGQTSLWTEQTDEMNLEPTLWPRAAALAEVFWSGPGPDGRPRSANKALSRMHDIRYRMVERGVRAAPLQPHWCALRPGACVLGA comes from the exons ATGCTCTTCAATGGCCTTCTCGAAGCTGTCTTCTCGTCACTACCGTTCCTCGCTCCTTCGTCTCGTCTTTCGGCCAAACCCGATATCAATCTCGTTCCTCTACCAGCGCGTTACACTGTCGGTGATGGGTCGACCCCTCTTTGTCTTTCTACCGATTTTAGTATACAATCAgcatcctcatcttcagCCATTTTCCCTTCTGACCTTCAAGAGGCTATCGCATCAACACGTCACCGCTTGAGGAATACCCAGACAACATATCTTTCGACTACCGAAGGATTGGAATTCTTCACCGACAGCTCTGGTGCTATCCGGTCTTGCGCATACTATCTTGACACCTTGTACATTGACCTCACAGTCTATAATGGTACAGATATCCACTCGGAAACCATTGCACCGGTCGAAGAACGCGCCGAGCTGGAGGCCTACAAGCTTGATCTCCCTCTCAAGGGGAAAGCAATCATCACCTCTCGAGGAGCTTTAGGCGCTTTCAGAGGTCTCACCACTTTCGAAGGTCTTTTCTACAGTCTGGAGACGGAGGTCCAGGGATCAAAGAGAGTGCATGCTCCATTTGCTCCTTATCACATTGAAGACAAGCCAAGTTTTGGCTGGCGTGCAGTGTTGTTGGATAGCTCAAGACATTACTTTTCGGTTCCAGCCATCCTGAAA GTACTAGATACAATGGCAATGGTTAAGCTCAATGTTTTCCACTGGCACATCACCGATTCCAATTCATGGCCTTTAGACCTTGATAGCTATCCAGAATTGGCAGTCAAAGGAGCATATTCTCGATCTGAGAGGTACAGTCAGAAAGAAGTACAGATGATTATTGACTATGCAGCTCAT AGAGGCATTGACATGCTTCTGGAGATTGACACACCCGGTCACACTGCCTCTATTGCACCCTCTCACCCATCCTTCGTGGCATGCTTCGAGTCGACGCCATTCAAACATTTCGCTCACCAGCCTCCGGCCGGTCAGCTGCGATTTGCGGACGACGAAGTGACAGAATGGACGGCTCAGCTTCTGCAGGAGGTCAGCAGTCTGTCCAAGGGAAGATATTTCAGTACGGGAGGGGATGAGATCAACGTGAACTGCATG TTGGAAGATTTACCCACCACATCTGCGCTCAAAGCCAGAGGATGGACGCTGGATGACGCGTTGGATCATTTTACTAAAAAGACACATGCCCCCTTGAGACATGCCGGAAAAACTCCAGTGGTCTGGCAAGAGATG GTGCTCAATCACGGCAAGATGTCATCACTTACCAATGATACCATTGTTGATATATGGGTGAACTCTGCGGATGCTCGCAAGGTTTTGGACCAAGGGTACCGCATAGTCCACGCTTCGGCAGACTACTTTTACTTG GACTGTGGACAAGGTGGATGGAtaggggaagagggaggtGGTAACAGCTGGTGTGATCCCATGAAGTCTTGGGCAAGAATGTATTC CTTTGACCCTTTCAAAGATGTCAAAGACGAAGAGAGGCACTTGATTCTGGGTG GTCAAACATCGCTCTGGACAGAGCAG ACCGATGAGATGAATCTGGAGCCTACTCTCTGGCCCAGAGCAGCAGCTTTGGCTGAAGTCTTTTGGTCAGGCCCAGGACCAGACGGCCGACCTCGAA GCGCAAACAAGGCATTATCCAGAATGCACGATATCCGCTATCGAATGGTAGAAAGAGGCGTGAGAGCTGCACCTCTGCAGCCTCATTGGTGTGCTCTTCGTCCCG GTGCGTGTGTTCTAGGTGCTTGA
- a CDS encoding Hypothetical Protein (Similar to TIGR gene model, INSD accession AAW44128.1), producing METMSGKSSVRRKQSNSLLQALGKPRQSLTSGSVPSSTNFSSPPSGSTLTLVADEFYSPISEKDNTSKSSRSMSLSTHGHPPGSFTVPGGRRTSSQTYSIGGGKEKGRDTEGKNGMVFRRPEDVYKVVRDRILSWSYMMEWYQGDAHWFNTVRIPRTDIEQILGYKHLETRARNYYALGISLSALFDIPASGDFLRALIKLLEEWESFCEGSTGTKGVKSLFRGPRSGRKVTGNGSVMSDFGLAVDSSESLLLNFNLPFVPDFFQVHTTACSVVRDIYRKLLGMFLPPAPPSSFSNSSPSSHPLPNSVASLAHPSTVIHTARREPLPFASSKSPGANSLSTSSFSNQQGYHGTMSANDGVGGQMENGGDALLAFITGDVPGDWTLVGDGQRLTPQVSELFTKADAKLKKHFAILTREADGLAKRVIDDQINSLLYSLTPGSKAMKFDGNPDLAANGSGYTTAATVGRTNHMEEDRLREFGMI from the exons ATGGAAACCATGTCGGGTAAATCAAGTGTGCGCAGAAAG CAATCTAAT TCACTTCTTCAAGCTCTAGGCAAACCACGACAGTCTCTCACATCCGGCTCGGTCCCTTCTTCCACAAATTTCAGTTCACCACCCTCCGGGAGCACACTTACATTGGTCGCCGATGAATTCTACAGCCCAATATCGGAGAAAGATAACACCTCAAAGTCTTCAAGATCTATGAGTTTGAGCACGCATGGTCATCCTCCTGGGAGTTTTACGGTCCCTGGAGGTAGAAGGACTTCAAGCCAAACATACTCCATTGGAggagggaaggagaagggtAGAGATACGGAAGGAAAGAATGGAATGGTCTTTAGGAGGCCTGAAGACGTGTACAAGGTGGTTAGAGACAGAATATTGAGCTGGAGCTACATGATGGAATGGTATCAAGG GGACGCTCATTGGTTCAACACTGTCCGCATACCCCGTACAGATATCGAACAAATATTAGGTTATAAACATCTCGAGACTCGGGCTCGCAATTATTATGCGCTGGGAATATCTCTTTCGGCGTTATTCGACATACCTGCTTCCGGAGATTTCTTGAGAGCATTGATCAAGTTACTGGAAGAATGGGAGAGCTTTTGCGAAGGTAGTACTGGTACAAAAGGAGTA AAAAGCCTGTTCAGGGGACCGCGGTCGGGTAGGAAAGTAACAGGGAATGGATCAGTTATGTCGGATTTTGGTCTTGCAGTGGACAGTTCAGaatctcttctcctcaacTTCAATCTG CCTTTTGTTCCAGATTTCTTCCAAGTGCATACGACTGCATGTTCCGTTGTACGTGACATTTACAGGAAACTCCTTGGAATGTTTCTTCCCCCAGCacctccctcctccttttcaAATTCCTCTCCGTCATCCCATCCTCTACCCAACTCTGTTGCTTCTCTTGCACACCCTTCCACCGTCATCCATACTGCTCGACGAGAACCGCTCCCATTTGCCAGCTCAAAGAGCCCTGGTGCAAATTCCCTGTCCACATCGAGCTTTTCCAATCAACAAGGATATCATGGAACTATGAGTGCAAATGACGGTGTGGGTGGTCAAATGGAAAATGGTGGAGATGCCTTGTTGGCATTCATTACTGGGGATGTACCGGGCGATTGGACGTTGGTTGGCGATGGCCAACGACTGACCCCGCAAGTGTCAGAGCTATTCACAAAGGCCGATGCCAAACTTAAG AAACACTTTGCTATCCTCACTCGCGAAGCAGACGGTCTCGCCAAGCGGGTCATTGACGATCAAATCAATTCATTACTATATTCTCTTACACCAGGAAGCAAGGCCATGAAATTTGATGGTAACCCGGATTTGGCTGCCAATGGTTCAGGATATACAACGGCGGCTACGGTGGGCAGGACCAATCACATGGAGGAGGATAGGCTGAGGGAGTTCGGGATGATATGA